A window of the Falco biarmicus isolate bFalBia1 chromosome 10, bFalBia1.pri, whole genome shotgun sequence genome harbors these coding sequences:
- the TNKS1BP1 gene encoding 182 kDa tankyrase-1-binding protein isoform X1, translating to MASQPQPLCPALPCASATGSGGAGLVAGSPEKGTTRPKPPVRPKPRVLPKPAMPVKPSLPHPQLGPRHPRPALPSAEKMNRLAGPQPYGGSSSGGPLRRPSFTLKSPETPNGKGLPSPLVAAVEDPGLTPSEEVPPTPPTPSRKGPAPFKVTPVPVATKPERFPGTTVEEILAKMDSREGPGSPDRSRLSFFCPDPSSRFGSKTFTAFRRRPSGEADGAPSSEACQTPQPAVGKLGVGDDGHQTAEISSSPPASLSCAGDPRGRRRPPSPPDLSSLQLGALGPPGSPRPPTCPAPGAPFQPAEPSASAPGSPDAPPELPAPGSPTLAPGSPESPARPSAEVSAASIQAPGAPSSAAKPRLGTSCSPGSPHTPGEGSLDTASPPSTPELSPRATCPPGSPEAAAEYSAPPSPPPELPAKASRPPGSPEGPDDSPLSPQSSEGPEFSPSPPSRDSGLRRSSEGVLQPPTAGQGMGELGGSLSALPRPGDPLSEPSLGSDSGWSLSQSFEWTFPLRGARRLASPPRSPIRETPDSGLSEEGESDGEDQGPCAPCSRGDSGSEEPGPVVAGSRAAEGASCPGGPVAQCEAEGSAEEEEEGEAERDTTVPCSTLCVTELVQDPAERKPPTQPSLPIEATPPDLAPPDPATAAHSVWVPAGDCPVNLQGPGGPRQAEGSSRVPDPHADPGWLTELLASPGPHAAGHGSPDAERPENLLGWSQKDLCSEFGIGRPHQAGTFDWTREAVARERDWPGEVERDREFGARSSWDSTRDGDRQDGPFGTARKDWGSDYKGTELMGEMRLSCSDWSNSHGMVEGCLQDQDFGAGKPKWGTGYGLGSASSREEMGPGKADWSSSYGVGHGQQRDEEPSSRQPSWAGRYGSGDPESQDSEIAPAWAGGYGTGDVAMDRELTPDWASKYSSRDAETKDKDFTLGWAGRSSTGGAATPDKEFGPGRQGWESKYSTRDMESQDREFSPSRPAWTSEYSTQEMESQDQEFSPSRPAWTGEYSTQEMESQDQEFSPSRPAWTGEYSTQEMESQDQEFSPSRPAEAGEYSTRDMESQDREFSPSRPAWTGEYSTQEMESQDREFSPSRLAEANEYSTRDVETQDEEFSPSRPAWASEYSSREVETQDSRFGLSRPAWDDEHGTGNMDTQDGEFSLSRTAWASEYSSADSKEEEREFSPGRLSWAGEHGIGQTDLADAFGVRKDDLPGSHVPEPPAQEPGWGSTHQQERSATDGRDWAEELGGAECHNQFGIIGTERVSGPSGTGASSDGLMSWAGGMRSGGLQEPLGDWHRDLSFSSSDATGCLGTGDAGGVVLGHTAWDQGLGNLPALDGSAQSREARLEEPGWSRDFDAAGWSVELHDAEAKRQEWVSAFGARCAARSRSFGVGEQRPGDGAASADSRSIRLSDPSPPLNDAPADPSAVEPSESEPSSPAGEERDPHEMAAALQSPRASPLLLEAAGGTLPDTESEEAPLDHPDGKRPASWEEKRLSLGTPQSEGPTDHAGQEFTFLEDMEVLDSSMYRSKANLGRKRRHRAPALRPGATSEGDSWIFRDSTEPRPAPPVASSDEEAAEEPKNRRVRASPSGKGVKMPLFPSLNTSVLKAKLRGRNRSAEEGALPGDSKAAPPKDPHVQRSKSCKIPGLSGKPLALPPKPEKSSGSDASPPHWLQALKLKKKKP from the exons ATGGCCTCCCAGCCGCAGCCCCTGtgccctgccttgccctgcGCCTCTGCCACAGGCTCCGGGGGGGCTGGACTGGTGGCTGGCAGCCCTGAGAAAG GCACCACTCGCCCCAAGCCACCAGTCCGGCCTAAACCCCGTGTGCTGCCCAAGCCAGCTATGCCTGTGAAGCCCTCCCTGCCACATCCCCAACTGGGGCCACGGCACCCTCGCCCGGCACTGCCCTCTGCCGAGAAGATGAACCGCCTGGCAGGGCCCCAGCCCTATGGAGGGAGCAGCTCGGGGGGGCCCCTCCGGCGCCCCTCCTTCACCCTCAAGTCACCCGAGACCCCCAACGGGAAGGGGCTTCCATCTCCTCTGGTCGCAGCCGTGGAGGACCCGGGTTTGACCCCCAGTGAGGAGGTGCCCCCCACTCCACCGACCCCCTCCCGCAAGGGCCCAGCTCCTTTCAAGGTGACACCAGTGCCAGTGGCGACCAAACCAGAGCGATTTCCAGGCACCACCGTGGAGGAGATCCTGGCCAAAATGGACAGCAGGGAGGGCCCAGGGAGCCCAGACCGATCCCGGCTCTCGTTCTTTTGCCCTGATCCCTCCTCTCGCTTCGGCTCCAAGACCTTCACTGCCTTCCGGAGGCGTCCCAGTGGGGAGGCAGATGGAGCCCCCTCCAGCGAAGCCTGCCAGACACCCCAACCTGCGGTGGgcaagctgggggtgggggatgacGGACACCAGACTGCCGAGATAAG TAGCtcccccccagccagcctgaGCTGTGCCGGGGACCCCCGCGGACGTCGGAGGCCGCCTTCCCCCCCTGAC ctctcctctctccagctgggTGCCCTCGGCCCCCCTGGGTCCCCAAGGCCCCCCACCTGCCCGGCTCCGGGGGCTCCTTTCCAGCCTGCTGAGCCCTCCGCCTCGGCTCCCGGCTCTCCTGATGCCCCCCCAGAGCTCCCAGCCCCCGGCTCCCCGACGCTGGCCCCTGGCTCCCCCGAATCCCCCGCTCGGCCTTCAGCCGAGGTTTCGGCTGCCTCCATCCAGGCCCCGGGTGCTCCCTCCTCTGCGGCCAAGCCCCGGCTCGGCACCTCCTGTTCCCCTGGCTCCCCCCACACTCCCGGAGAGGGATCCCTTGATactgccagcccccccagcactcCCGAATTGTCCCCCAGAGCCACCTGCCCCCCTGGCTCtcctgaggctgctgctgagtactcagctccccccagccccccccccgaGCTCCCTGCTAAAGCCTCCCGTCCTCCGGGCTCCCCGGAGGGACCTGATGACTCCCCATTGTCCCCACAGTCCTCTGAGGGTCCTGAGTTcagcccctctcccccttcCAGGGACTCGGGGCTCCGGCGCTCTTCGGAGGGCGTGTTGCAGCCCCCCACAGCAGGGCAAGGcatgggagagctggggggctCACTGAGCGCTCTGCCCCGTCCCGGGGATCCGCTGTCAGAGCCGTCCCTGGGCAGCGATTCCGGTTGGAGCCTTTCTCAGTCCTTCGAGTGGACCTTCCCCTTGCGGGGGGCACGTCGGTTAGCATCCCCTCCCCGTTCCCCCATCCGGGAGACACCTGACTCGGGGCTTTCTGAAGAGGGCGAGTCGGACGGGGAGGACCAGGGCCCCTGTGCCCCATGCTCCCGGGGGGACAGTGGGTCTGAAGAGCCCGGCCCCGTCGTGGCTGGCAGCCGGGCAGCAGAAGGGGCTTCGTGTCCAGGGGGGCCCGTGGCCCAGTGCGAGGCCGAGGGCTcggcagaggaggaggaggaaggggaggcagAGCGGGATACCACCGTGCCCTGCTCCACTCTCTGCGTGACGGAGCTTGTCCAGGACCCAGCTGAGCGCAagccccccacccagcccagcctccccaTCGAGGCCACCCCGCCAGATCTGGCCCCACCGGATCCAGCCACTGCGGCCCACTCGGTGTGGGTGCCGGCTGGCGACTGCCCCGTGAACCTGCAGGGCCCTGGTGGGCCACGCCAGGCTGAAGGATCCTCGAGGGTCCCTGATCCCCACGCTGACCCGGGCTGGCTGACGGAGCTGCTGGCGTCGCCTGGGCCTCATGCTGCGGGCCACGGCTCTCCAGATGCAGAGAGGCCCGAG AACCTGCTCGGCTGGTCACAGAAGGACCTGTGCAGTGAGTTTGGCATCGGCAGACCTCACCAGGCTGGCACCTTTGACTGGACCCGTGAGGCTGTGGCCAGGGAAAGAGACTGGCCTGGTGAGGTGGAGCGGGACCGGGAGTTTGGGGCCAGATCAAGCTGGGACAGCACCAGGGATGGGGACCGGCAGGATGGGCCCTTTGGCACTGCCAGGAAGGACTGGGGCAGCGATTACAAAGGGACGGAGTTGATGGGGGAGATGAGACTGAGCTGCAGTGACTGGTCGAATTCCCATGGCATGGTGGAAGGCTGCCTGCAGGATCAAGACTTTGGTGCTGGCAAACCCAAGTGGGGCACAGGCTATGGCTTGGGCAGCGcgagcagcagggaggagatgGGCCCCGGGAAGGCTGACTGGAGCAGCAGCTATGGCGTGGGACATGGCCAGCAGCGGGATGAGGAGCCGAGCTccaggcagcccagctgggctggcaggtaTGGCTCCGGGGATCCTGAGAGCCAGGACAGCGAGATCGCACCTGCATGGGCTGGTGGATATGGCACCGGTGATGTGGCAATGGATAGGGAGCTCACCCCAGACTGGGCCAGTAAATACAGTAGCAGGGACGCTGAGACCAAGGACAAAGATTTTacgctgggctgggctggcagatCCAGCACTGGGGGCGCTGCGACCCCAGACAAGGAGTTTGGCCccggcaggcagggctgggagagcaaATACAGCACCAGGGACATGGAGAGCCAGGACCGGGAGTTCAGCCCCAGCAGACCAGCTTGGACTAGTGAATATAGCACCCAAGAGATGGAGAGCCAGGACCAGGAGTTCAGCCCCAGCAGACCAGCTTGGACTGGTGAATACAGCACCCAAGAGATGGAGAGCCAGGACCAGGAGTTCAGCCCCAGCAGACCAGCTTGGACTGGTGAATACAGCACCCAAGAGATGGAGAGCCAGGACCAGGAGTTCAGCCCCAGCAGGCCAGCTGAGGCTGGTGAATACAGCACCAGGGACATGGAAAGCCAGGACCGGGAGTTCAGCCCCAGCAGACCAGCTTGGACTGGTGAATACAGCACCCAAGAGATGGAGAGCCAGGACCGGGAGTTCAGCCCCAGCAGGCTGGCCGAAGCCAATGAGTACAGCACCAGGGATGTGGAGACCCAGGATGAGGAGTTCAGCCCCAGCAGACCAGCCTGGGCCAGCGagtacagcagcagagaggtgGAGACCCAGGACAGCAGGTTCGGCCTCAGCAGACCAGCCTGGGATGATGAGCACGGCACCGGGAACATGGACACACAGGATGGCGAGTTTAGTCTCAGCAGAACGGCCTGGGCCAGCGAgtacagctctgcagacagcaaagaggaagaaagagagttTAGTCCTGGCcggctgagctgggctggtgaACACGGCATTGGCCAGACTGACCTGGCTGATGCTTTTGGTGTTAGGAAAGATGACCTGCCTGGCTCCCATGTCCCTGAGCCCCCGGCCCAggagcctggctggggcagcacccaccagcaGGAGCGCAGTGCCACCGACGGCAGGGATTGGGCTGAAGAGCTTGGAGGAGCTGAGTGCCACAACCAATTTGGCATCATTGGGACAGAGCGAGTGTCAGGTCCCTCCGGCACTGGAGCATCATCAGATGGCTTGATGtcctgggctggtgggatgAGGTCCGGGGGCCTGCAGGAGCCCCTGGGAGACTGGCACAGGGATCTCTCCTTCAGCAGCTCGGATGCCACTGGCTGCCTGGGTACTGGTGATGCTGGCGGGGTTGTGCTGGGGCATACGGCTTGGGATCAGGGCCTGGGCAACCTGCCTGCCCTGGACGGCTCTGCCCAGTCCCGGGAGGCCAGGCTGGAAGAGCCGGGCTGGAGCCGGGACTTTGACGCAGCTGGCTGGAGCGTGGAGCTGCACGATGCCGAGGCCAAGCGCCAGGAGTGGGTTAGTGCGTTCGGTGCTCGCTGTGCGGCCCGGAGCCGGAGCTTCGGTGTCGGAGAGCAGAGACCAGGAGATGGTGCTGCCTCAGCGGACAG CAGAAGCATCCGTCTCTCAGACCCCAGTCCACCATTGAATGATGCTCCAGCTGACCCCTCAGCTGTGGAGCCCAGTGAGAGTGAGCCgtccagccctgctggggaggagagagacCCCCATGAGatggctgctgccctgcagagccccagggcctcccctctgctgctggaggctgctggtggaACCCTGCCAGATACGGAGAGCGAAGAAGCCCCCTTGGACCACCCAGATGGGAAGAGACCAGCAAGCTGGGAGGAGAAGCGGCTCTCCCTGGGCACCCCTCAGTCTGAGGGACCCACAGACCATGCTGGGCAGGAATTCACCTTTCTGGAG GACATGGAGGTCCTGGACAGCAGCATGTACCGCAGCAAGGCCAACCTGGGTCGCAAGCGCAGGCACCGGGCACCGGCCCTTCGCCCTGGGGCCACCTCGGAAGGGGACAGCTGGATTTTCCGGGACTCCACAG agccccgtccagccccCCCAGTAGCGTCCTCCGACGAGGAGGCAGCGGAAGAACCCAAGAACCGACGGGTGCGAGCGTCCCCATCGGGCAAGGGGGTCAAGATGCCACTCTTCCCTAGCCTCAACACATCGGTTCTCAAG GCCAAGCTGAGGGGTCGAAACCGCTCAGCTGAGGAGGGGGCACTGCCAGGGGACAGCAAGGCAGCCCCCCCCAAAGACCCTCACGTGCAGCGCTCCAAGTCCTGCAAGATCCCTGGCTTGAGTGGGAAACCCCTGGCGCTGCCTCCCAAACCGGAGAAGTCCTCAGG GTCAGATGCCTCCCCCCCGCACTGGCTGCAAGCATTgaagctgaaaaagaagaaaccttgA
- the TNKS1BP1 gene encoding 182 kDa tankyrase-1-binding protein isoform X3: MASQPQPLCPALPCASATGSGGAGLVAGSPEKGTTRPKPPVRPKPRVLPKPAMPVKPSLPHPQLGPRHPRPALPSAEKMNRLAGPQPYGGSSSGGPLRRPSFTLKSPETPNGKGLPSPLVAAVEDPGLTPSEEVPPTPPTPSRKGPAPFKVTPVPVATKPERFPGTTVEEILAKMDSREGPGSPDRSRLSFFCPDPSSRFGSKTFTAFRRRPSGEADGAPSSEACQTPQPAVGKLGVGDDGHQTAEISSPPASLSCAGDPRGRRRPPSPPDLSSLQLGALGPPGSPRPPTCPAPGAPFQPAEPSASAPGSPDAPPELPAPGSPTLAPGSPESPARPSAEVSAASIQAPGAPSSAAKPRLGTSCSPGSPHTPGEGSLDTASPPSTPELSPRATCPPGSPEAAAEYSAPPSPPPELPAKASRPPGSPEGPDDSPLSPQSSEGPEFSPSPPSRDSGLRRSSEGVLQPPTAGQGMGELGGSLSALPRPGDPLSEPSLGSDSGWSLSQSFEWTFPLRGARRLASPPRSPIRETPDSGLSEEGESDGEDQGPCAPCSRGDSGSEEPGPVVAGSRAAEGASCPGGPVAQCEAEGSAEEEEEGEAERDTTVPCSTLCVTELVQDPAERKPPTQPSLPIEATPPDLAPPDPATAAHSVWVPAGDCPVNLQGPGGPRQAEGSSRVPDPHADPGWLTELLASPGPHAAGHGSPDAERPENLLGWSQKDLCSEFGIGRPHQAGTFDWTREAVARERDWPGEVERDREFGARSSWDSTRDGDRQDGPFGTARKDWGSDYKGTELMGEMRLSCSDWSNSHGMVEGCLQDQDFGAGKPKWGTGYGLGSASSREEMGPGKADWSSSYGVGHGQQRDEEPSSRQPSWAGRYGSGDPESQDSEIAPAWAGGYGTGDVAMDRELTPDWASKYSSRDAETKDKDFTLGWAGRSSTGGAATPDKEFGPGRQGWESKYSTRDMESQDREFSPSRPAWTSEYSTQEMESQDQEFSPSRPAWTGEYSTQEMESQDQEFSPSRPAWTGEYSTQEMESQDQEFSPSRPAEAGEYSTRDMESQDREFSPSRPAWTGEYSTQEMESQDREFSPSRLAEANEYSTRDVETQDEEFSPSRPAWASEYSSREVETQDSRFGLSRPAWDDEHGTGNMDTQDGEFSLSRTAWASEYSSADSKEEEREFSPGRLSWAGEHGIGQTDLADAFGVRKDDLPGSHVPEPPAQEPGWGSTHQQERSATDGRDWAEELGGAECHNQFGIIGTERVSGPSGTGASSDGLMSWAGGMRSGGLQEPLGDWHRDLSFSSSDATGCLGTGDAGGVVLGHTAWDQGLGNLPALDGSAQSREARLEEPGWSRDFDAAGWSVELHDAEAKRQEWVSAFGARCAARSRSFGVGEQRPGDGAASADSRSIRLSDPSPPLNDAPADPSAVEPSESEPSSPAGEERDPHEMAAALQSPRASPLLLEAAGGTLPDTESEEAPLDHPDGKRPASWEEKRLSLGTPQSEGPTDHAGQEFTFLEDMEVLDSSMYRSKANLGRKRRHRAPALRPGATSEGDSWIFRDSTEPRPAPPVASSDEEAAEEPKNRRVRASPSGKGVKMPLFPSLNTSVLKAKLRGRNRSAEEGALPGDSKAAPPKDPHVQRSKSCKIPGLSGKPLALPPKPEKSSGSDASPPHWLQALKLKKKKP, encoded by the exons ATGGCCTCCCAGCCGCAGCCCCTGtgccctgccttgccctgcGCCTCTGCCACAGGCTCCGGGGGGGCTGGACTGGTGGCTGGCAGCCCTGAGAAAG GCACCACTCGCCCCAAGCCACCAGTCCGGCCTAAACCCCGTGTGCTGCCCAAGCCAGCTATGCCTGTGAAGCCCTCCCTGCCACATCCCCAACTGGGGCCACGGCACCCTCGCCCGGCACTGCCCTCTGCCGAGAAGATGAACCGCCTGGCAGGGCCCCAGCCCTATGGAGGGAGCAGCTCGGGGGGGCCCCTCCGGCGCCCCTCCTTCACCCTCAAGTCACCCGAGACCCCCAACGGGAAGGGGCTTCCATCTCCTCTGGTCGCAGCCGTGGAGGACCCGGGTTTGACCCCCAGTGAGGAGGTGCCCCCCACTCCACCGACCCCCTCCCGCAAGGGCCCAGCTCCTTTCAAGGTGACACCAGTGCCAGTGGCGACCAAACCAGAGCGATTTCCAGGCACCACCGTGGAGGAGATCCTGGCCAAAATGGACAGCAGGGAGGGCCCAGGGAGCCCAGACCGATCCCGGCTCTCGTTCTTTTGCCCTGATCCCTCCTCTCGCTTCGGCTCCAAGACCTTCACTGCCTTCCGGAGGCGTCCCAGTGGGGAGGCAGATGGAGCCCCCTCCAGCGAAGCCTGCCAGACACCCCAACCTGCGGTGGgcaagctgggggtgggggatgacGGACACCAGACTGCCGAGATAAG CtcccccccagccagcctgaGCTGTGCCGGGGACCCCCGCGGACGTCGGAGGCCGCCTTCCCCCCCTGAC ctctcctctctccagctgggTGCCCTCGGCCCCCCTGGGTCCCCAAGGCCCCCCACCTGCCCGGCTCCGGGGGCTCCTTTCCAGCCTGCTGAGCCCTCCGCCTCGGCTCCCGGCTCTCCTGATGCCCCCCCAGAGCTCCCAGCCCCCGGCTCCCCGACGCTGGCCCCTGGCTCCCCCGAATCCCCCGCTCGGCCTTCAGCCGAGGTTTCGGCTGCCTCCATCCAGGCCCCGGGTGCTCCCTCCTCTGCGGCCAAGCCCCGGCTCGGCACCTCCTGTTCCCCTGGCTCCCCCCACACTCCCGGAGAGGGATCCCTTGATactgccagcccccccagcactcCCGAATTGTCCCCCAGAGCCACCTGCCCCCCTGGCTCtcctgaggctgctgctgagtactcagctccccccagccccccccccgaGCTCCCTGCTAAAGCCTCCCGTCCTCCGGGCTCCCCGGAGGGACCTGATGACTCCCCATTGTCCCCACAGTCCTCTGAGGGTCCTGAGTTcagcccctctcccccttcCAGGGACTCGGGGCTCCGGCGCTCTTCGGAGGGCGTGTTGCAGCCCCCCACAGCAGGGCAAGGcatgggagagctggggggctCACTGAGCGCTCTGCCCCGTCCCGGGGATCCGCTGTCAGAGCCGTCCCTGGGCAGCGATTCCGGTTGGAGCCTTTCTCAGTCCTTCGAGTGGACCTTCCCCTTGCGGGGGGCACGTCGGTTAGCATCCCCTCCCCGTTCCCCCATCCGGGAGACACCTGACTCGGGGCTTTCTGAAGAGGGCGAGTCGGACGGGGAGGACCAGGGCCCCTGTGCCCCATGCTCCCGGGGGGACAGTGGGTCTGAAGAGCCCGGCCCCGTCGTGGCTGGCAGCCGGGCAGCAGAAGGGGCTTCGTGTCCAGGGGGGCCCGTGGCCCAGTGCGAGGCCGAGGGCTcggcagaggaggaggaggaaggggaggcagAGCGGGATACCACCGTGCCCTGCTCCACTCTCTGCGTGACGGAGCTTGTCCAGGACCCAGCTGAGCGCAagccccccacccagcccagcctccccaTCGAGGCCACCCCGCCAGATCTGGCCCCACCGGATCCAGCCACTGCGGCCCACTCGGTGTGGGTGCCGGCTGGCGACTGCCCCGTGAACCTGCAGGGCCCTGGTGGGCCACGCCAGGCTGAAGGATCCTCGAGGGTCCCTGATCCCCACGCTGACCCGGGCTGGCTGACGGAGCTGCTGGCGTCGCCTGGGCCTCATGCTGCGGGCCACGGCTCTCCAGATGCAGAGAGGCCCGAG AACCTGCTCGGCTGGTCACAGAAGGACCTGTGCAGTGAGTTTGGCATCGGCAGACCTCACCAGGCTGGCACCTTTGACTGGACCCGTGAGGCTGTGGCCAGGGAAAGAGACTGGCCTGGTGAGGTGGAGCGGGACCGGGAGTTTGGGGCCAGATCAAGCTGGGACAGCACCAGGGATGGGGACCGGCAGGATGGGCCCTTTGGCACTGCCAGGAAGGACTGGGGCAGCGATTACAAAGGGACGGAGTTGATGGGGGAGATGAGACTGAGCTGCAGTGACTGGTCGAATTCCCATGGCATGGTGGAAGGCTGCCTGCAGGATCAAGACTTTGGTGCTGGCAAACCCAAGTGGGGCACAGGCTATGGCTTGGGCAGCGcgagcagcagggaggagatgGGCCCCGGGAAGGCTGACTGGAGCAGCAGCTATGGCGTGGGACATGGCCAGCAGCGGGATGAGGAGCCGAGCTccaggcagcccagctgggctggcaggtaTGGCTCCGGGGATCCTGAGAGCCAGGACAGCGAGATCGCACCTGCATGGGCTGGTGGATATGGCACCGGTGATGTGGCAATGGATAGGGAGCTCACCCCAGACTGGGCCAGTAAATACAGTAGCAGGGACGCTGAGACCAAGGACAAAGATTTTacgctgggctgggctggcagatCCAGCACTGGGGGCGCTGCGACCCCAGACAAGGAGTTTGGCCccggcaggcagggctgggagagcaaATACAGCACCAGGGACATGGAGAGCCAGGACCGGGAGTTCAGCCCCAGCAGACCAGCTTGGACTAGTGAATATAGCACCCAAGAGATGGAGAGCCAGGACCAGGAGTTCAGCCCCAGCAGACCAGCTTGGACTGGTGAATACAGCACCCAAGAGATGGAGAGCCAGGACCAGGAGTTCAGCCCCAGCAGACCAGCTTGGACTGGTGAATACAGCACCCAAGAGATGGAGAGCCAGGACCAGGAGTTCAGCCCCAGCAGGCCAGCTGAGGCTGGTGAATACAGCACCAGGGACATGGAAAGCCAGGACCGGGAGTTCAGCCCCAGCAGACCAGCTTGGACTGGTGAATACAGCACCCAAGAGATGGAGAGCCAGGACCGGGAGTTCAGCCCCAGCAGGCTGGCCGAAGCCAATGAGTACAGCACCAGGGATGTGGAGACCCAGGATGAGGAGTTCAGCCCCAGCAGACCAGCCTGGGCCAGCGagtacagcagcagagaggtgGAGACCCAGGACAGCAGGTTCGGCCTCAGCAGACCAGCCTGGGATGATGAGCACGGCACCGGGAACATGGACACACAGGATGGCGAGTTTAGTCTCAGCAGAACGGCCTGGGCCAGCGAgtacagctctgcagacagcaaagaggaagaaagagagttTAGTCCTGGCcggctgagctgggctggtgaACACGGCATTGGCCAGACTGACCTGGCTGATGCTTTTGGTGTTAGGAAAGATGACCTGCCTGGCTCCCATGTCCCTGAGCCCCCGGCCCAggagcctggctggggcagcacccaccagcaGGAGCGCAGTGCCACCGACGGCAGGGATTGGGCTGAAGAGCTTGGAGGAGCTGAGTGCCACAACCAATTTGGCATCATTGGGACAGAGCGAGTGTCAGGTCCCTCCGGCACTGGAGCATCATCAGATGGCTTGATGtcctgggctggtgggatgAGGTCCGGGGGCCTGCAGGAGCCCCTGGGAGACTGGCACAGGGATCTCTCCTTCAGCAGCTCGGATGCCACTGGCTGCCTGGGTACTGGTGATGCTGGCGGGGTTGTGCTGGGGCATACGGCTTGGGATCAGGGCCTGGGCAACCTGCCTGCCCTGGACGGCTCTGCCCAGTCCCGGGAGGCCAGGCTGGAAGAGCCGGGCTGGAGCCGGGACTTTGACGCAGCTGGCTGGAGCGTGGAGCTGCACGATGCCGAGGCCAAGCGCCAGGAGTGGGTTAGTGCGTTCGGTGCTCGCTGTGCGGCCCGGAGCCGGAGCTTCGGTGTCGGAGAGCAGAGACCAGGAGATGGTGCTGCCTCAGCGGACAG CAGAAGCATCCGTCTCTCAGACCCCAGTCCACCATTGAATGATGCTCCAGCTGACCCCTCAGCTGTGGAGCCCAGTGAGAGTGAGCCgtccagccctgctggggaggagagagacCCCCATGAGatggctgctgccctgcagagccccagggcctcccctctgctgctggaggctgctggtggaACCCTGCCAGATACGGAGAGCGAAGAAGCCCCCTTGGACCACCCAGATGGGAAGAGACCAGCAAGCTGGGAGGAGAAGCGGCTCTCCCTGGGCACCCCTCAGTCTGAGGGACCCACAGACCATGCTGGGCAGGAATTCACCTTTCTGGAG GACATGGAGGTCCTGGACAGCAGCATGTACCGCAGCAAGGCCAACCTGGGTCGCAAGCGCAGGCACCGGGCACCGGCCCTTCGCCCTGGGGCCACCTCGGAAGGGGACAGCTGGATTTTCCGGGACTCCACAG agccccgtccagccccCCCAGTAGCGTCCTCCGACGAGGAGGCAGCGGAAGAACCCAAGAACCGACGGGTGCGAGCGTCCCCATCGGGCAAGGGGGTCAAGATGCCACTCTTCCCTAGCCTCAACACATCGGTTCTCAAG GCCAAGCTGAGGGGTCGAAACCGCTCAGCTGAGGAGGGGGCACTGCCAGGGGACAGCAAGGCAGCCCCCCCCAAAGACCCTCACGTGCAGCGCTCCAAGTCCTGCAAGATCCCTGGCTTGAGTGGGAAACCCCTGGCGCTGCCTCCCAAACCGGAGAAGTCCTCAGG GTCAGATGCCTCCCCCCCGCACTGGCTGCAAGCATTgaagctgaaaaagaagaaaccttgA